In Actinoplanes derwentensis, the following proteins share a genomic window:
- a CDS encoding IclR family transcriptional regulator, producing the protein MSGVGVLDKAVVILAACVDGASLAELVERTKLPRATAHRLAQALEIHRMLVRDTQGRWRPGPRLGELANAAPDVLLTAAEPLLSALRDATGESAQLYLRRADERICVAAAERASGLRDTVPVGSVLPMVAGSAAQILLAWEPPEAVMPLLPRCKFTGRTLAEVRRRGWAQSVAEREPGVASVSAPIRDRTGRVIASISISGPIERLGRRPGERHAMAVVRAGQRLSGL; encoded by the coding sequence ATGAGCGGCGTAGGCGTTCTCGACAAGGCGGTTGTCATCCTCGCCGCCTGTGTCGACGGCGCCAGCCTTGCCGAATTGGTCGAACGCACCAAGTTGCCGCGCGCAACCGCACATCGCCTGGCCCAGGCCCTGGAGATCCATCGGATGCTGGTGCGCGACACTCAAGGAAGATGGCGTCCCGGACCCAGATTGGGCGAGTTGGCCAATGCCGCACCGGACGTTCTACTGACCGCCGCGGAGCCTTTGCTGTCCGCACTGCGGGACGCCACCGGCGAGAGTGCGCAGCTTTATCTGCGTCGCGCGGATGAACGGATCTGTGTCGCCGCGGCCGAGCGCGCCAGTGGTCTTCGCGACACCGTTCCGGTCGGCTCGGTGTTGCCGATGGTGGCCGGTTCAGCCGCCCAGATCCTGCTCGCGTGGGAGCCCCCGGAAGCGGTGATGCCGCTCCTGCCGCGCTGCAAGTTCACCGGCCGCACCCTGGCCGAGGTCCGCCGCCGCGGCTGGGCCCAGAGCGTCGCCGAGCGCGAGCCGGGTGTGGCGAGCGTCTCCGCGCCGATCCGCGACCGGACCGGCCGGGTGATCGCGTCCATCTCGATAAGCGGTCCGATCGAGCGACTGGGCCGCCGCCCCGGCGAACGCCACGCGATGGCCGTCGTCCGAGCCGGACAGCGACTCTCGGGACTGTAG
- a CDS encoding helix-turn-helix transcriptional regulator, translated as MRLFGQDDRLFGRDSECARLDGLLREARGGRSAALVLRGEAGVGKTALLRYARTGSPSAPAPGSVLTISGVESEAGFPYAGLHRLLIPLLPDRDRLPVAQRSALEVACGLTDGPPADLFLVSLAALTLLAAAPRLCVVDDVHWLDPESARALAFVARRLHAEGVVLLFGQRIAPDDPLSGRRAVPGEPGLFAGLDVLEITGLPRDAAMALLSDVVPGELDLSLAEQIAESTGGNPLALTDLGRELTTDQLRGASPLPDPVPIGSRLESHYAARVRGYPPATRTWLVLAAAGAGGRTDQLLEAARRLGTGPEQAAPAESDRLVTGFPPLDFRHPLVRSAVYGDAVPAQRRAVHAALAEATTGPADADRRAWHLGAATAAPDESVAAELERGADRAGARGGHTARAGFLTRAAELTPAPEARAVRQVRAAGAAMAAGAPARALLLLDHVDEPLLTGRARGEALLTRAFAIINAGVPTGQRDAVALCLAAAEAFGPDRGRARQALVQGIEHVLSAEHLGGTSEPEVAAAAAPLAGDDHIDGLLLAAYTAFVVAGYPDCVPVVRRAVAAIADPGLPDEILLSRFAIGVNFCTLTWDEENKTDILARAEQAARRTGALHRLDLIHFITTMTCAALGRLDEADRHDAAGQRLRRAIGATAEQELVWRHPELITWRAPDGIRESVGQALEVFAMLHLGGMHAVTRLHLALLDIADSRWAPARELLLTIVDLGHPRRYAWALPELVEAALRAGDRQTAKAAYDDLETTARASGTPWALGLLDRSRALLAGPDRAEAHYRAAIEKLDGTPAHGDLARARLLYGEWLRRRRRRRDAREQLATACEMFERVGAHAFARRAATELAALGEIARTAVPENDESALTPQEAAVARLARTGATNAEIAAHLFLSPSTVDYHLRKVFRKLGVSSRRQLRVTLQD; from the coding sequence GTGCGGCTCTTCGGGCAGGATGATCGACTCTTCGGACGCGACAGCGAGTGCGCCCGGCTCGACGGACTCCTGCGGGAGGCGCGAGGCGGGCGCAGCGCGGCGCTGGTCCTGCGCGGCGAGGCGGGTGTCGGCAAGACCGCACTGCTGCGGTACGCCCGGACCGGCTCCCCGTCCGCACCGGCTCCCGGTTCCGTTCTGACCATCAGTGGGGTCGAGTCCGAGGCTGGATTCCCGTACGCGGGCCTGCATCGTCTCCTGATCCCCCTGCTGCCGGACCGTGATCGCCTGCCGGTCGCCCAGCGGTCCGCTCTGGAGGTCGCCTGCGGCCTCACCGACGGCCCACCGGCCGACCTCTTCCTGGTCAGCCTCGCCGCCCTCACGCTGCTCGCCGCGGCACCCCGGCTCTGCGTGGTCGACGACGTGCACTGGCTCGACCCGGAGTCGGCTCGCGCACTGGCCTTCGTCGCCCGCCGCCTGCACGCCGAGGGTGTCGTCCTGCTCTTCGGCCAGCGGATCGCCCCCGACGATCCGCTCTCCGGCCGGCGGGCCGTCCCCGGCGAGCCGGGGCTGTTCGCCGGGCTGGACGTGCTGGAGATCACCGGCCTGCCCCGGGACGCCGCGATGGCGCTGCTCTCCGACGTGGTCCCCGGCGAACTGGACCTGAGCCTGGCCGAGCAGATCGCCGAGTCCACCGGCGGCAACCCGCTCGCCCTCACCGACCTGGGCCGGGAACTCACCACCGACCAGCTGCGCGGCGCCTCCCCGTTGCCCGATCCGGTGCCGATCGGCAGCCGGCTGGAGAGCCACTACGCGGCCCGGGTCCGCGGATACCCGCCGGCCACCCGGACCTGGCTGGTGCTGGCCGCGGCGGGCGCCGGTGGCCGCACCGACCAGTTACTGGAGGCGGCTCGGCGGCTCGGCACCGGCCCCGAACAAGCCGCGCCCGCCGAATCGGATCGGCTGGTCACCGGCTTTCCACCCCTCGACTTCCGGCATCCGCTGGTGCGGTCCGCGGTGTACGGCGACGCCGTCCCCGCCCAGCGCCGGGCCGTGCACGCGGCCCTCGCCGAGGCCACCACCGGCCCGGCTGACGCTGACCGTCGTGCCTGGCACCTGGGCGCGGCCACCGCGGCCCCGGACGAGTCGGTCGCCGCCGAACTGGAACGCGGCGCCGACCGGGCCGGTGCCCGCGGCGGCCACACCGCCCGGGCCGGGTTCCTGACCCGGGCCGCCGAGTTGACCCCGGCACCCGAGGCCCGGGCCGTGCGGCAGGTGCGGGCGGCCGGCGCGGCCATGGCTGCCGGCGCTCCGGCCCGCGCGCTACTGCTGCTGGACCATGTGGACGAGCCCCTGCTCACCGGCCGGGCTCGCGGCGAAGCCCTGCTGACCAGGGCGTTCGCGATCATCAACGCCGGTGTGCCGACCGGTCAGCGGGACGCGGTCGCCCTGTGCCTGGCTGCGGCCGAGGCGTTCGGCCCGGATCGCGGGCGGGCCCGGCAGGCGCTGGTCCAGGGCATCGAGCACGTGCTGTCGGCCGAGCACCTGGGCGGCACCAGCGAACCCGAGGTCGCCGCCGCGGCCGCGCCGCTGGCCGGGGACGACCACATCGACGGGCTGCTGCTAGCCGCGTACACCGCGTTCGTCGTGGCCGGTTACCCGGACTGCGTGCCGGTGGTGCGCCGGGCCGTCGCCGCGATCGCCGACCCGGGCCTGCCCGACGAGATCCTGCTGTCCCGGTTCGCCATCGGGGTGAACTTCTGCACCCTCACCTGGGACGAGGAGAACAAGACCGACATCCTGGCCCGTGCCGAACAGGCCGCCCGGCGCACCGGGGCCCTGCACCGCCTCGACCTGATCCACTTCATCACGACGATGACCTGTGCGGCTCTGGGCCGGCTCGACGAGGCCGACCGGCACGACGCGGCCGGGCAGCGCCTGCGCCGGGCCATCGGCGCCACCGCCGAACAGGAACTGGTCTGGCGGCACCCGGAACTGATCACCTGGCGGGCGCCGGACGGCATCCGCGAGTCGGTCGGGCAGGCACTCGAAGTCTTCGCGATGCTGCACCTCGGCGGCATGCACGCGGTCACCCGGCTGCACCTGGCCCTGCTGGACATCGCCGACAGCCGATGGGCACCGGCCCGGGAACTCCTGCTCACCATCGTCGACCTGGGCCACCCGCGCCGGTACGCGTGGGCCCTGCCCGAACTCGTGGAGGCCGCACTGCGGGCCGGTGACCGGCAGACCGCGAAAGCCGCCTACGACGACCTCGAGACGACCGCCCGGGCGAGCGGGACACCATGGGCACTGGGCCTGCTGGACCGATCACGAGCCCTGCTCGCCGGACCGGACCGGGCCGAAGCCCACTACCGGGCGGCGATCGAGAAGCTGGACGGCACCCCGGCACACGGCGATCTGGCCCGTGCCCGGCTGCTCTACGGCGAATGGCTGCGGCGCAGACGGCGGCGCCGGGACGCGAGGGAGCAACTGGCCACCGCCTGCGAGATGTTCGAACGGGTCGGGGCCCACGCGTTCGCCCGCCGGGCCGCCACCGAGCTGGCCGCGCTCGGTGAGATCGCCCGGACAGCCGTACCAGAGAATGATGAATCCGCCCTGACCCCGCAAGAGGCTGCGGTCGCCCGGCTGGCCCGCACCGGGGCCACCAACGCGGAGATCGCCGCGCATCTGTTCCTCAGCCCCAGCACCGTCGATTACCACTTGCGCAAGGTGTTCCGGAAACTCGGCGTCAGTTCCCGCCGGCAACTACGCGTGACCTTGCAGGACTGA